The proteins below are encoded in one region of Rana temporaria chromosome 2, aRanTem1.1, whole genome shotgun sequence:
- the LOC120928787 gene encoding vomeronasal type-2 receptor 26-like: MSDPAYWKKGKVIVSRCADPCIPGTRKKFGSSIHKCCYECVSCPEGEISNISDSENCMKCPDDEWPNEKKDRCVPRVVEFLSYTDDAIVGVFSAVSILCWLLTGLILGIFIHYQDTPIVKANNRNLSYLLLVSIMLSFLCVFLFLGHPVDVTCMLRVSSFGVIFSVAVSSLLAKSIMVCIAFKATKPGSPWRKWMGTKLPNFIICVLSLVQVLICVTWLSISPPFQDRDIHSYQGTIIIQCNEGSVIGFYSVLGYMGLLAAVSFIIAFLARTLPDSFNEAKYITFSMLVFCSVWIAMIPAYLSTRGKYMVAVEVFAIIASSSGLLGCIFFPKCYIILFRPDLNTKTFIH; the protein is encoded by the exons GTTATAGTGTCTCGATGCGCGGATCCCTGTATTCCCGGCACCAGAAAAAAGTTTGGATCTTCAATTCATAAATGTTGCTATGAGTGCGTCTCGTGTCCAGAAGGAGAGATCTCCAACATTTCTG ACAGTGAAAACTGCATGAAATGTCCTGATGATGAATGGCCAAATGAGAAGAAGGATCGGTGTGTTCCAAGAGTGGTGGAATTTCTCTCCTACACCGATGACGCCATTGTTGGAGTATTTTCGGCTGTCTCCATCCTCTGTTGGCTTCTGACTGGTTtaatattggggatatttatacatTATCAGGACACCCCCATTGTTAAAGCTAATAACCGGAACCTGAGCTATCTTCTCCTGGTCTCCATCATGCTGAGCTTCCTCTGTGTCTTCTTGTTCCTCGGCCATCCAGTAGATGTGACCTGCATGCTCCGTGTCTCCTCTTTTGGTGTCATCTTCTCAGTTGCCGTCTCTTCTCTTCTTGCCAAAAGTATCATGGTGTGTATTGCTTTTAAAGCCACCAAACCTGGGAGTCCCTGGAGGAAATGGATGGGAACCAAACTGCCCAATTTTATCATTTGTGTCTTATCACTGGTTCAAGTCTTAATCTGTGTCACTTGGCTGTCTATTTCTCCTCCCTTCCAGGATCGGGACATTCACTCTTATCAGGGGACGAtcatcattcagtgtaatgaGGGTTCAGTGATCGGCTTCTACTCTGTCCTGGGATATATGGGCCTTCTAGCTGCTGTGAGCTTCATTATCGCTTTTTTAGCcaggacattaccggacagttttaatgaggccaagtacatcaccttcagcatgctggtgttctgcagtgtctggattgccatgatcccggcctatctgagcaccagagggaaatacatggtggctgtggaggtttttgctataatagcCTCAAGTTCTGGACTTCTTGGTTGtatatttttcccaaaatgttaCATAATTCTGTTCAGACCCGACCTGAATACAAAGACATTTATCCACTAA